In bacterium, the sequence AAACATAAGGAATCCCGTTTTTCATCCTCAGCTGAACATTACATCCACCGGTAGGTTTCAGTGCCTTAATTATCCGCTCAACCGTTTCGTTAATAAGCGCATTTCTTTCAACGAAGCATTTATAGGTATCTCCATCCCTCAAAATCCGCTTCATTACAATAACACCAAAGCAATTCCCATCGAAGCTAACGCTGCCACACGTGTATTCATCTCCGTCGAGATACTCCTGAGCAACATAATTATCTTTATCGAAGTTTTTATTATAGAGCATGTGTTCAATTTCAAGCCGACTTGAAATCATTCTCACGTTCTTCGAACGGGCTCCTCCTTTTTTAGGCTTGATAATTAGAGGAAAGGGAATTTCCGCTTTTTGATTTAGCAAGTCATTCAGTTCGGCAGTGAAAGGCGCTGGGATGTTGTTTTTCGAAAGGAACTCGTATGTCAAAAGTTTGTCGTCGCAGATTTCAATGACCTCGGGATTGCTTACCACCACAAAAGTGCCGACCTCCTGGAAAGCCCGCCTGCTCCTCGCAAGCACCGCAAGCTCCACATCCATTCCAGGGAAAAAAAGTTTACACTTCTGCTCTGCACAAATTTCCCTGACACGACTCAGAAAGGCCGGATCATTTGCGTACGGAATGACATATGCTTCTGGCACAACATAGAGCCCCGTACCAAGCGTTTCACCATCCAATCCAATAATCTTATAGTTAGAGTTAGCAAGAGCCTTTACAACACTCTGACCGACGCCTCCCCCTACGCCACTTACTGCAATTGCGATTTGGTGTTTATCAATCAAATTTGTCTTTTTCATTGATTTGTCTTACTGCTCAGTGTTCCTGCGAATAGCCATTCTAACTTGCAAACCATGTGTGGCAACATTACGGATGACGCTAGCGATTACAGCAATGTCACTGTCCGAGACTGAGGTTCCCGTCGGTAAAGCAAGAACAATACGGCTAAGACATTCGGTATTCGGAAGCAGGAGCCCGACATGAGGGAAAAGCGACTTATAGGGCTGCATGTTGTGGCACCCCGGAAAGAAATATCGCCGAGCCAGAATGTTTTCGGCATGCAATATGCGAACCAGCTCATCACGGGAAATGCCTAACAACCTCTCATCAACTTCCACAATAATGTATTGATAGTTGCACCGCTCCTGATCATTGTAGGCGACAAGCTTCACCCCTGGAATACCCGCCATTTCGCTTCGATACGCCTGATAGTTGCGCCGGTTCGTTTGGACGAACTCGTCCAAACTTTCCAACCCCGTCAGACCCATGGCGGCACAAATTTCAGTCATCTTACCATTGGTGCCGATATAAATAACATTATCATAGCCGGAAAACCCAAAGTTCTTCATAAGCCGTATTTTATCAGCCAGCGCGTCGTTATTTGTGACAACTGCCCCACCCTCGAAAGTATTGAAGAACTTGGTAGCATGAAAACTAAATACTTCACATTCACCGAAATTGCCGATCATGCGCCCCTGATGCGAACAGGCAAAAGCATGGGAGGCATCGAACATCAGTGTTAAGCCATGCTTATCAGCAAGAGACTGAAGGCCTGTCGCGTCACTAGGGCGCCCCCACAGGTGGACACCAATAATCCCAGTGGTGCGAGGAGTGATCATCTTCTCCACTGACACAGGATCAAGATTGTGTGTTCCGGGATCAATATCCGCAAACACAGGTGTGATTTCCTGCCACTGCAGCGCATGGGCAGTCGCAATGAAAGTGAATGAGGGCACGATCACTTCCCCTTTGAGCTCCAGCGCCCGAATGGCGATTTCCAGCGCAACTGTTCCGTTGCACATGGCAATGCAGTGCTTGACGCCCAACAACATCTCCACTTTCCTCTCAAATTCCTCCACAAAAGGCCCATGATTTGAAAACCAGCGGCGATCCAGCATGTCGTTGATGCGAGCCAAAAGCCTTTCTCGATTGCCGACATTGGGACGACCGACATGCAACGGCGCATCAAACGCAGGAGGAGCACCACATACGGCAAGGTCCTTGACAGAATGGATTTTTTTCATCAACAAACTCCTTTTACTTACAAAACCTGCATACGTGAGAAAATCAAAGCAAGACCAATTTAATGAGTTGCCCCTTTACCTAACAAAAAGCGCACACATTGCCCAACCTTACGCTTTGGCGTCGATACTGCAATCCACAATGCTGCCAATAACAAATGCCCCCTGCTCGGACGCGGCGATGATCCATACTTCAGCCAATACCAGTAAGCTGGCTCATGCTTTGGAAATCCAGGTTGCCACGGTTTCTTCACGCCACCCGTGAAATGGACTAGCCGCACATTACGAGGCACCCGCCGATCAAACAGACAATGTGAGTTATATTCGAAGGGCAGCCAACGGAAATTAGGAGCGAACAACGCATTCAACATCGGCTGATCAATAATTGGTTCATACTGAAATCCCCCTTTTACTAATGCATCCGAGAACCGCTGAGGCAGGTCCTTCCAGTCTTGCGGCCTTAACCCCAATACACCACTATTCGCACCTTTTTGGAACGCAACCTCTGGGAACTGGCGAACAAAAAGCTCACGATTCACCCCAGCAAGGTTATCAGAGATAATTCTTGATGTATCTTGCACCGCATTCACTTTCCCGGGTTCAATATCCCAGAGCTCTGGGGCTGGGCGGCAGAATACAACATCAGCATCAGCATAAACCACTGCATCCGCATCCGGAACAACCGCAAACAACCGTCCGACTGTTACCTGACTTCTATCGGGCACTCCCTCTATTGTGACGGGAAACGCTTCAACACGGGCAAGCAAACCCAATCGCGCGACCAAGGCGTCCACCTCCCGTAGCGGCACATAACAAATACTCGCTACTTCCGGGTGGCAGTGTCGCACGCTACGCAGCAAACCTTCTGCGCCCTCCGCGAACCGTAAGTCACATGAAGTAACGAGAACACGTTTATATTTCATAAGTTCAATAATTTCCCGGAGAATAAAAAATTACCATCTTTCACGCATGTTCACAAATAGTCTGCGTATTGCTAGCACTGCCATGAATATTGGCCGTACTGGCACGTGAGTAATGAATCGCCTTTTTTCCACATAACGTAGAGCTGTATAAGGCCTTTTAACCAACTCATTCAGTGTTTGTTTGGATTTTGGCTCGTTTTCCCGTAATGCCTTCGCCAGCGCCAAATAGACATCGATGACACGGGTATCGATCTTACAGGATGCATAATAATGTATAATTTTTGCAAAAATAAAAAAATACGGAGATGCATGAACCATCCCATTATATCGATAGTCCAAGACTTTGACAGATATCTTCGCCCGTGCAGCTGCCGCATTGAGCGGAATTTGATCGAAGTGATATCCTTTTGCGAGGCTAAGTTGCCACAAGGTATTCCATTCATCAAACAAAGCGTACGCTTCAGGATTATCACGGACGAACATTACTCCACTATTGAGGTAACGGCTCGTATCGAAGAGCCATCCAAGCCTATCTTCAAGAATCGCAAAGAGTTCCGGCGTATGCGGAAATGGCTCATGCCAGGAGCGATCTAGAGCAGCAGCAAATGAAGCTCGGCAATGTTTCATTTGCCCAAGATCGCCAACCACAAGCGTATCAGCATCCAAAAACAAAAAATCACCTTGAATATGTCGTCGCAGAGTCGTTTTAAGATAACGACTGCCAGCCACTGAGCGTCCATAAGGGTTATCCACAACAACAAAATTAACGAGACAATCCACCAGTGGATGTCGTTCTGTTTTCAGCCAAGAATAAGATTCAGGGTCGCAAACAATTTCAATGGGCAAGCTTGGATTTGTAAGCCCAGCACTTAGAACAGACATGTGGGTAAGATTTGCATAGGCCCCCGCATCATCCACTGTCAGTACATAACATAACTTCATTTGGCGTTCTCCATGGCCCCCACTCCCTTAATTGTCACGAGATACTGCCCCTATATTCGTGGCGCAGCTATTTCCTCAAGACAATATTTTACTCTCGCATCAACTATATCATCAGCATACTCACGTAACAACAGACTCCGCTGCTTATTCAAATCAGGCGGGGATGTGAGTTGAATCCCTCGCGCGGGACAGATTGCATTAATCACAATGCCAAGCGCCTTTAAATGCCTATATACTGGAGAGTTCTCATGAAGATACAATGAAGCCCCCATCCAAATACTAGCCAATACATTACCAACCGCCTGCTGCCTAACGTGACAGTATATCGCATGCTGACAAGACTGCATTATGTCT encodes:
- a CDS encoding ATP-grasp domain-containing protein, which translates into the protein MKKTNLIDKHQIAIAVSGVGGGVGQSVVKALANSNYKIIGLDGETLGTGLYVVPEAYVIPYANDPAFLSRVREICAEQKCKLFFPGMDVELAVLARSRRAFQEVGTFVVVSNPEVIEICDDKLLTYEFLSKNNIPAPFTAELNDLLNQKAEIPFPLIIKPKKGGARSKNVRMISSRLEIEHMLYNKNFDKDNYVAQEYLDGDEYTCGSVSFDGNCFGVIVMKRILRDGDTYKCFVERNALINETVERIIKALKPTGGCNVQLRMKNGIPYVFEINARCSGTTAARALAGFNEPLMIADYLIRGKKPSFSIKEISILRYWKELVVDGDAIRALETNGRLSNLKWAQL
- a CDS encoding glycosyltransferase, translating into MKYKRVLVTSCDLRFAEGAEGLLRSVRHCHPEVASICYVPLREVDALVARLGLLARVEAFPVTIEGVPDRSQVTVGRLFAVVPDADAVVYADADVVFCRPAPELWDIEPGKVNAVQDTSRIISDNLAGVNRELFVRQFPEVAFQKGANSGVLGLRPQDWKDLPQRFSDALVKGGFQYEPIIDQPMLNALFAPNFRWLPFEYNSHCLFDRRVPRNVRLVHFTGGVKKPWQPGFPKHEPAYWYWLKYGSSPRPSRGHLLLAALWIAVSTPKRKVGQCVRFLLGKGATH
- a CDS encoding putative nucleotide-diphospho-sugar transferase; this encodes MKLCYVLTVDDAGAYANLTHMSVLSAGLTNPSLPIEIVCDPESYSWLKTERHPLVDCLVNFVVVDNPYGRSVAGSRYLKTTLRRHIQGDFLFLDADTLVVGDLGQMKHCRASFAAALDRSWHEPFPHTPELFAILEDRLGWLFDTSRYLNSGVMFVRDNPEAYALFDEWNTLWQLSLAKGYHFDQIPLNAAAARAKISVKVLDYRYNGMVHASPYFFIFAKIIHYYASCKIDTRVIDVYLALAKALRENEPKSKQTLNELVKRPYTALRYVEKRRFITHVPVRPIFMAVLAIRRLFVNMRERW
- a CDS encoding DegT/DnrJ/EryC1/StrS family aminotransferase, which gives rise to MKKIHSVKDLAVCGAPPAFDAPLHVGRPNVGNRERLLARINDMLDRRWFSNHGPFVEEFERKVEMLLGVKHCIAMCNGTVALEIAIRALELKGEVIVPSFTFIATAHALQWQEITPVFADIDPGTHNLDPVSVEKMITPRTTGIIGVHLWGRPSDATGLQSLADKHGLTLMFDASHAFACSHQGRMIGNFGECEVFSFHATKFFNTFEGGAVVTNNDALADKIRLMKNFGFSGYDNVIYIGTNGKMTEICAAMGLTGLESLDEFVQTNRRNYQAYRSEMAGIPGVKLVAYNDQERCNYQYIIVEVDERLLGISRDELVRILHAENILARRYFFPGCHNMQPYKSLFPHVGLLLPNTECLSRIVLALPTGTSVSDSDIAVIASVIRNVATHGLQVRMAIRRNTEQ